The Lolium rigidum isolate FL_2022 chromosome 2, APGP_CSIRO_Lrig_0.1, whole genome shotgun sequence genomic interval caaccacctcgATAACATTGGCATTCAGTTAGCCGTGCTGCCCAAACAGTGCCTAGTGAAAGTTTATGTTTGAATTTGCCGCTCTAAAGATAGAGACCACTGTAACATGTTTATTACGAACAATATGAAACAACCCGGGTACATCCGTACATAGCAGATAAGAATGTAGCCCTAGCAATTTATCTTTTCCTGAAATCTGGCATTCTTCATTTTCCACAAGAAACAGCCCATGCTAAAGGAAGATTTCCTTAACCCTCATGAGGCTCTTTCAGAATTGAGACTCCATTGGTTTGACTATTATGGAGAACCAGCGAAAGTGATTTTTTATACAAAATATAGTTATTTCACAAAAGCGACTGTGCAACCCCAGCGTAAATTAAAGGCTTGTAGAGCCATTTGCTCGAAATATATTTATTTTTAATCTCATATCTTgaatgccaaggccgccttggagtCCTGGACCTTTATGGTACATTATAAGTTTTCCATTTCACTAAACATTGCTAGTATTTCTATTCTTCTGTGCTGATCCGATTGGTACAAAAAAGTGAGAACGGCAAAAGTGAAGTCTTCCTCGAACCCCTTTTGGAATATCCAAAAAGGACATACTGATTTCTTGAGGACTACACTGCTACCGTTGAATCCTACGTATTTTTAGATTGCCAACAGCTTTCAAAACGATATCCAGTTGCTTTAAGAAATTACAGTATTTCATCTCATGCTCCTTAGCCTGTGCTAACAATAAAGTTCAGCCTTtccgaaaagaaaagaaattttcaACCATGAAAGCTGTTCGAACAAACTCAGGATCAAATTCATCTTAACAGCCTTTACCAGCTTCATATTAATCTGAGATAACTCATGACCACATTCAATTGCCACGAAGGAATGCATTTGTATTTCATAATATTGCGTTTAATgaacaaataaatccaccaaaaatACTTTCATCGAGAAGAGGGCAGAACAAGCATAAGAAAACACATTCTAGGAACAATGACAAGCACATGGATTTCAGCATTCACATAGATAAACACATGTCTAGAGTAATGAAAAGAATTCAGGACTCCACTGAACAAATGACCAAAGGACTAAAAAACCTATcaaacagaaagaaaagaaaaacataaaaCAAAAGACAAGGACTCGTGGTAGTGTACTACGCTAAGAGTATAGATATTGGATCATCCACATCGACATCCTCGATGCGTCATCAAGAGAAACACTATCAAGGGAGTGATGCTCTCACTAAATATTGGTCTTATCATGTATTCCTGTAGTTGGCTAATGCAACAAGGTGGGGGATGCTTCGAGCAGGCTGGCTCATCTCTCCTGCATCATTGACCAGGGGAGCGCAGCACCGGACGAAGTTCTCAGAGCAGGTACACGCTTCGCGATCAAGAAGGCTTCGTTGAGACGGGCTGCGCGGTCTGCGAACTGGGAGGCCCTCTGAATTGTTCACATCAAATAAACACATAGGAAGGATTAGAAGCTGAAGCTTGTAATACAAAAGTAAAGATATTTTCTTACTGTAATGCAAAAGTACACGTGTTATCACAAATGCTACTCGTAGCAACCAATCACTGGAAAGTGAGATATTATTACACCCCCCATTGACATGTGGTCCAAAAGGGGCAAAGCATGTGGCCGAACAAGCACTGCCAAGACAATTCATGCCACTGTTTTTAATGGCAGATTTTGACACTTACCTAACCTGATTTGTTGGTAAACCATGGCATTCAGATTAAGTACAACAAAGATGTCTACTCTGTCCAGTCCTGACTTGGCATGTAACCCGTATGACTAAACACACTCCTGATTCAATCTCCTAGTACAGATAACACAGAATCCCATTTTAGGTAATCatggccaactgttggctatgatTCACACATTGCGTGCCTTTTAATAGATGTACTTGTGGCAATAATTGATACACGTTATTCAAAATAGTGTTAATACTATCAGAATCTGGAAAACACACTGTCCAGTTGAATAATTTAATGTCCAGTGCGCAAAAAAAAACCCTACAAATCCAGCTGAATTGTATGAAGGCTTTTAGTGGTAACAAAGATGGAATTATTGGGCGTTGCTTCATGCAGAATTTTACATTCACCAATAATTCGAGAATGATGAAATTGCGAAGTCCCACCATTGTACTACATATGATGAGAGATATCTAAAACGTGAAAAAGGAACTCTCTAAGCAGAACTTTGGAGTGATCATTAAACAGATGAAAATATAATACTAGTATAAGCTTGAAAGAGCATATTCAAATCACTAATTCAGATGAAGTAGGAAATTTCAAGTTGGAGTTCAACAACAATATTTACTTCTCGTGTTTGAACTCTGATCACCTTAAACTAATTCAGCACACAAGTTCTATCCCTGGCAAACAAGCGATAAACCATACCAAAAACTAATAGAAGCAGAAGTCTAAGTATTCAATTCAAGGAGGAAAGTACAATAGTATAGACCTGAAAGAGCATATAATTAATTCAGATGAATATAAAATGTTTGAAGGTTGAAGTTCAATAGCAATATTTACTTCTCGTGTTTTAACTTTGTTCACCTTAAATCCAATCAGCACACTAGTTGTATCTACGATAAACAAGCAATAAACCACACCAACACAATTTCACTAGATTCTGAACATaccgaaaagaaatagaaaataatcaGAAATTATCGCCAAATGGCACAGCAACCAGACAGTGCGTGTTGGTGCACTTTTATACGGAAAAAGAGATGATGCCATCTGATTTCTGAATCATACCAATGTTTTTTTCTAATCAATGCGTGAATGACTACATGAGAATTTCCCAGGCCCCTACAGGTCACAAATTTACTCCCTAATTTAACACAAATTTACTCATCTGTATCAGAAAAGTGAAATTAAGCAAAGCATAAATCATTCCACGGAACAATATAGTAATAACAGTTAGCAAGAAGCTGACCTTATCATCCAAGGCGATCTTAATCTGGGGAAGGCCCGTGgtcttgttgaaatattgggcccactttagtggcccaaattagatttcagtttttcctataaatctcaaagcccacatagtggtagccttgtgagtttgagcccaagttggtggcagctcactagggagtggcaagaggtgggaagtttagtcccacatggaaagttgggaggaagttagaccaccttataaggtgggttgttccaccactagtaagtgagtgagaataggagtgctacacgcgcgctcctcctcctcctcgctcgctcgtctcgtctcgactcgacacgacacgccacgacgcgcgccgcgctcgtggtgagtggattgagcctcgagccgagactttccttactttttgcagctctgcagaaaacgaacggagtcctagacggacgcgtcgcagcttagtctggttcgggtcgctcccggatcgtgggctatccgtgaaccgactcaaaacgttcgtgcgacgtgggcgtggcccacgttgcctagggtttcccgagcctatataatcttctcgcccggctaccgcgtagaacacatccaatacacgagttagggtttccacctctctctcgcttgcgccgccatcgtagcctactccatcccgcgcgcgacgtgcatcggcgaacgggagagcaggtctccggaaccgctcgtccttgcgatcccgtacgggagagggcgaattagggtttttgggaagcgctttgcgcgaccgctcaagctcttcatcacgggtcgccttccgtccaagtcgggcggtgccgcctaccgtcgtcttcaacgccgtctacttcgacccgtcgtcctcgtcgtcaacaacgttgtcatcaacaacgttaccgctgcgacatcgtccgctacacctccaccgccacctccaccggatcggtacgtgcgacatatctcgatccgtttagcgatggatgctttatcgtttgcgctgctgctcgctcatgttgattaatgcatctagtatgttcgagtttcacatgttagtagttgtcgtcgtcatgcttaatattctgggattaatcatggaaattgtgcctaattatccaacaatccaaaaacctaattgtaggcaatttccgagttaacaatggctggtttttccgatgcaccgaggccggataagtttactcagtgtgcactttaagagatggcagtataaggccatgctccggcttactcatccgaaagtgttcgaagttacctgatggtttacccgaaggaactatatccgaccaagatcgaacaagttcaaggaaaacaatactctcttcgttcggatgcgttctaagtattcttgccgatcgtccgtgtgatgtgtacatgcacttaccGGACGGTAAAGAGCtcgggatgcaccgaatgctaagttcggtgcaaccgatgcagtagcgtgaactcgtacatcatggagagcttccatgacatcgggatggttaacaaccgttcgtagtcgaacaagctcatgagatacgagtgcattgcgaaagagcttgaactccttaagtgtgccttacccgacaagtttgtggctggatgcatcatcgctaagttgcccccttcatggaggaactttgccacaactctcaaacacaagagacaggagatatcgcttgaaaatccgatagcgtctcttgatgttgaggagaaagctcgggctaaggataataccgagaaaggagagggtcgatctagcgccaacatggtgcggaagaaaccctacagcaagaacaaagggaataacaagccctccttcaataagcctatgaagactacaaccttcaagaagaagaagatgataaacaaagcggatccgagccgctttacccgtggagaggctggccacttttctaaggactgtcccgagagggcggaccgcaagaaaaggggaggcaagtcaacacgagtgaccgctagcaatgccgatgggtacggtaatctctttactcgttctttcggtatttcaatctccatgttggtggattgatacgagtgctaatgttcatgtgtgtgctgacatatccatgttcacttcttaccgggtcgccgggattcttccgtcttgatggggaatgggtcacatgcttcgttcgtggtgttggcacggtagatccgaagttcacttcgggaagatcgtgcagccgaggaacgtgcaagcatgtccctactatgaacaagaatctcgttagcggctcccttctatgcgagagatgggtttaaggttgttctagagtcgaataaagtagttgtttccaagtttggacaatttattggtaaaggctatgagtgcggaggcttgttccgcttttcgctttcgatttcagtaataagtccgtgaaccatatttgtggcaatgttagtgatgataccaggtgtttggcattctcgtttatgtcacattaattttggtttaatgtctcggctatccagtttaagtttaattccgaaattcaccattgccaaaggttctaagtgccatagttgtgtgcaatcaaagcaacctcggaagccccataaggcggccgaggagagaaacttggcacctctagaactcatacattctgatctatgcgagatgaatggtgtgttgacaaaaggtggaaagagatatttcatgacattgattgatgatgcgactagattttgctatgtttatttgttgcgaactaaagatgaagctttagactactttaaaatttataaagccgaagttgaaaatcaactagagagaaagatcaagcgtcttaggtcggatcgtggtggcgaatattttcctaaaatctttgatgaattctcgtgaggaacatggcattattcatgagaggacgcctccctattcaccccaatcaaacggggttgccgagaggaaaaaccgcacgccgatcgacttggtgaactccatgttagccaccgccggcttatctaaggcatggtgggggaggctttattgacttcatgtcatgtcccgaatagagttcctaacaagaataaagataaaaccccttacgaggagtgggctgggagaaaaccatcactttcgtatttgcgcacatggggatgtttggcgaaagtcaatattccaatcactaagaagcgcaaactcggaccaaagacagtggattgtatctttctaggttatgctccgcggagtgtaggatatagatttttagtagttcaatccgaggtacccgatatgcatgttgatactattatggaatctcgtgatgcaacattttttgagaatatgtttcctatgaaagatatgcatagcattgctagaatttctaccgagataattcctgagtctagtacatctaatgagtattttgaacaatcacatgagaatgttaccgagaaggatgacaatgaagctcctaaacggagcaagagacgaaggattgaaaaatcctttggtgatgatttcattgtgtaccttgtggatgatactcccacgtccattgcagaggcatatgcatctccagatgcagatgactggaaagaagctgtccataatgagatggactcgattctttctaatggaacttgggagctatcggaacgaccccatggatgcaagcctcgtgggctgcaaatgggtgttcaagaagaagctaagacccgatggtactattgagaagtacaaggcgcggcttgtagctaaaggctacacacggagagaaggcgaagattacttcgacacctattcacctgtcgctagacttaccaccattcgagtactactcgtccatggctgcctcctatggtcttatcgttcatcaaatggacgtaaagacagcttttcttaatggagagttggaagaggaaatctatatggatcagcttcGATGGGTtcatagtaaaaggtgaagaaagaaaggtgtgcaagttgctgaaatctttatatggcccgaaacaagcacctaagcaatggcatgagaagtttgacggaactttaacttcgtaggctttgttgtcaatgaggctgacaagtgcgtttactatcgccatggtgggggcgaaggtgttatactatgtttgtatgtggatgatattctgatctttggtacaaacatgaaagtaatacacgaggtcaagtctttcttgtcaaagagctttgatatgaaagatccgggagaagccgatgtgattccgaacatcaagccgattaagaacgagagtgggattactctaacgcaatcccattatgttgagaagatcttgagccggttcggctatattgatagcaagccttcttcaacaccttatgatcccgagtgtgacactacgcaagaaccggaggattgccatagatcaattgagatattctcggatcgttggctcactcatgtacttagcgagcgcgactagacccgacatctcttttgctcgttagcaagttgagtaggttcatgtcaaacccgggtaccgatcattggcatgcacttgatagggtcatgcgctacctatgtggtacaatgagttatgggattcactattcagggcacccagtcgtgcttgaaggatatagtgattcgaattggatctcggatgtagctgatccgtacgccacaagtgggtatgtatttacctttggaggtggcgcagtgtcatggagatcttgtaagcaaaccatattgacgaggtcaactatggaagcagaacttatcgctttagacacaaccaccgttgaatcggaatggttgcgtgagctcttgatggacttgctcgtggttgaaaaactctgttccggcaatccttttgaattgtgacaatcaaactcgtaattgtcaaagtgaacaattctaaggataacgcgaagtcatcaagacacgtcaagagacgtttgaagtccgtcgagaaattgcgaaactccggagtaataactgttacatatattcaaacgagacaaaaatctgcagatccctttacaaagggactatcacgtaatgtgatagaaagtgcatcgagggagatgggtttgagacccgttgatgttacgccatagtggtaacccaacctttgtgatcggagatcccgtgaattaggacccgggaagaacaaactagtggtttaattgaggagagtattatgtaaccctctctatgtgaagatgcacaactctcgattctgtcgtaaggcaggttggcaacaagccttaatgtgtttatgttggctattttagcaaagatgccgtCCTactgagcattcttgaaataacacacctatatgagtccgattgttaaacgtcgcaatctatgagatttgggtgatctctagtaaactcatgaagagaccatgaagtatgacgcatatgcttcacccgcggggtaggctactggcagccatgtactggtcatgactttgagtgaaacctcgttcacgcaaaacttgcaattcaaggcttagtccattgttcaagtgtgagtggatgtagcttaaggttctaggcggaagttcaacttaacgagtctccgctgaaacactcggtatataaacaagcagcgagtattggtaaatctctaaatggggatttgagatctggtgggggattgttgaaatattgggcccactttagtggcccaaattagatttcagtttttcctataaatctcaaagcccacatagtggcagccttgtgagtttgagcccaagttggtggcagctcactagggagtggcaagaggtgggaagtttagtcccacatggaaagttgggaggaagttagaccaccttataaggtgggttgttccaccactagtaagtgagtgagaataggagtgctacacgcgcgctcctcctcctcctcgctcgctcgtctcgtctcgactcgacacgacacgtcacgacgcgcgccgcgctcgtggtgagtggattgagcctcgagccgagactttccttactttttgcggcTCGGGAAAACGAacggagtcctagacggacgcgtcgcagcttgagtcggttcgggtcgctcccggatcgtgggctatccgtaaccgactcaaaacgttcgtgcgacgtgggcgtggcccacgttgcctagggtttcccgagcctatataatcttcccgccggctaccgcgaaacacatccaatacacgagttagggtttccacctctctctcgcttgcgccgccatcgtagcctactccatcccgcgcgccgacgtgcatcggcgaacgggagagcgagtctccggaaccgctcgtccttgcgatcccgtacgggagagggcgaattaggtttttgggaagcgctttgCGCggctcgctcaagctcttcatcacgggtcgccttccgtccaagtcgggcggtgcttgcctaccgtcgtcttcaacgccgtctacttcgacccgtcgtccctcgtcgtcaacaacgttgtcatcaacaacgttactggctGCGACATcgtcgctacacctccaccgccacctccaccggatcggtacgtgcgacatatctcgatccgtttagcgatggatgctttcatTGTCTTGCGCTGCTGctgctcatgttgattaatgcatctagtatgttcgagtttcacatgttagtagttgctgtcgtcatgcttaatattctgggattaatcatggaaattgtgcctaattatccaacaggtcTTGCGCCTCATCCTGTACATCCTCCTGCCCAGCACGACAATCCCGAGGAACGCCGCGGCGATGGAGATCGACCACACCGGCCTCACCTTCCACGCGCAGTAATGGATGAGCTTGAACGGCAGCCGCCACCACACGACCAACTGCCTCTCCGCTCCCTCGCCGGCGACCGGGGCCGCGGCTGCAGCCAGAGGGGAGGAACAGTCCTTCCCATCACCATCCGACTCGCCACAGCCGGGTGCGGCGTTACCATCCTCCCCTtgctccggctcctcctcctctggcgcGGCGCGCACCTCGTCGTCGCCTGGTGCAGCAGCTTCGATACCAGAGCTTTCTGTAGTGGTATCAGGTCCTCCATCTTCCAATTTCACACTAGAATCTTCCAATTGCACACCCGAATTCTCCGATTGTTCTAATTGGAGTGTCACACCGCCCGCCGCGGCTGTTGCGTCGGAGTCCAAAATTCCCTCCGGCTCCTGATGCGCGGGAACCGAATCCGGCTCGCCGCGACCGCGCGCGGCGGCCTCGATCTCCGCCGGCCCTAACGCCTCCTCGGTTTCCTCGTCACGTGCGCTCGTCCACGTCGCGCCGCCGCATGTGAAGGATGCACTGATAACCGAGCCATGTGCGGTCACATCAGCCCCGCCTAACTGCAACTGCAACTGCGCGGTGGAATCCGCAGCCGCGGTAAGATCCACGGGCGGCTCTGGCGAGATCAAACCTAACCTGTCGACTGATCCGAACCCTGATTCGACCTCCTCCTCGGAGGCGGCCTCCGAGGACGAGGGGTGGAGGGCGAAGTGGTCGTAGAGGACGTGGCCGCCCTGGCcggagacgaggacggcgtcgtcctcgtcgtcatcccctCCGGCGGCCGATGCGGCGGAGAGCACCTCCCAGTCGCTGAAATCCGATGCGGCGTCCTCCATGGCGCGGTGGCTCTGGCGCTCTGGGGAAGAGGGAAAGGGCTCGAGACTCCTAGAGGCGGGGAAAGACACAAGAAGAAGGGCGGTGGGTCCCGCTTGGCAGAGGAAGAGAAGGCGGAGATGGGGAGGGACACGTGGCTTGGGGCAGGGGATAACGGGGCGAGGTGGCCGGTTGCTCGACTCATCATGGGAATGTGTTTCGCTCGCTGTGCGGTGGGCCCGGAAGGTTCGCGGCTGGTGGCCTGGTCCACCGTGTCATCGAGTGCGGCGTAGGGTATGATCGTGAGAGCGGGTTCCGGTTAAAATATCTGAAGGGTAGAAGCCAAAAAATGGCGACACCAGGTGCCGGCGACGTGCACTTCTCCTTGGCACGTGCTCGCCCCTCGCCGCAGGTTGCCGCTCCTACGCGTCACGCCCATAGGCCGATACGGAAGTTACACAAAACAAGGGTCCGTCGATTAGGATACGACATCACTGGTTAAGGAAAATGTTAGAATATTAGTCAATTTTTTATAAGGGCGGTgctgaggatcctccggaggATATTTTCCCTGGAACCTCCGACTCCCCTACGCGACACGTGTGCTCTGGACCATACCCATATGCAGCACCCGCTCGCTCCCCGcacggaaaagaaagaaaaaaaaatcctacaCAGACATGGCAGCACCCGCCTACCGCCGCACCTTCGCGCCCTCCCCCGAGGCACCCTCTGGTCGGCCACCCATCTTTGCAACATCATCACCTGCACCACCGCCGGTGGTGCCCCGACGACCGGCTTGCAACAAGGAGGCGGCGCCATAGTCGATTGGCTTGCAACACCACCACAGAGGTCGACGGCAGACTTGTAGCACGAAGGGGACGTCGACATCGGCGGCTTTGAAGCACCGCGGCGGCTCTCGACGGCGAGCTTGCAGCACCGCGGTGGCTCTCGACGGCGGGCTTGCAGCACTGGAAGGCACTTTTGCAGCTCCCATGGCGCATGTTTGCAGCTACGGTGGCAGACCATTGCAGCTCCGGTGGCAGACCATTGCAGCTCCGGCAGCGACCATTGCAGATCGAGCGGTAGATGGTGGGTCCCACGCACATGTCCGGTTCTTTCTCCCAAGGGACGCGTGGCGGACGGTGAGCCCGGAGGCAGCGCGCATCGCAGCCTCCGGAGGAAAACAATCGTTTTCCTTTTTataattaccgaaaacaacattaCAGATACACTAGCATACTTAACCGTATACATCAGATTAAACACATGCATTAGATCTGAATATGAAACAAGTAGCAATGTCAAATAAGAGAGGCATAACACGTACATcgtgaccgggaaggtcgcaccagcaacaCCAACATTGTGGCCatcgttgatgtcgcccatgctgTAGTCGGATTTGTCGAggaagcagtcgaaccggcgaagaagaACACGAACAACAACgaacagtcgcgccgagacgctccccaaaaaccttatcgctcaTCTCCCGGTGTAGGATCTCAATTCTCAACGGACGTGGTTTCGGAGACCTTCTCTCCCAGACGGCTGTGCACGTAGTTGTCGGGAtgtggaagactagagagtagcgcaacaAAAAGAACTTTTCCGTGAGAGAGACGGTCTAGAGAGTTCTAAGAGAGAGTCTCTAGATCTGTTCTGTTTCCTGGTATAGCCTGGGTGGtgagccgacccgaccgcgttgccacgcgtaggaggccagggacacgcggcgagcatgcacacacATGGTCAACACGTACCTaattcagttggtgcaccaagcaaaaaaattAGACTTTCTCGAAAGTGTCTCGAActtgagtcacgaaacgcgacgtgcgtacgtgacgaggcgaggcgggcgacgcaagaggaggagtgcgcgagggctccttctcttCTCACTTGCTTGGAAGAACTAGAAGagtagcccttatataccacttcaATTTCtttccaactagcaatgtgggactaaactttgtccctcaAGGCTgtccccaagctgccaacgtgatggccttgagatttcagaaattgtaggctacatgggctgccttactgaacTGCAACCCATCTATATCCAACAAAAAAAGCACAGTACTTGGTTCAAACTCGTAGGAGAGTCCATAATCGAAATaatccctctgattcatattagttGACACAACTTTGTCTAGAGACAGATATATCTATTCAACAAACACATCTAgatatacatccgtatctagataaagttgagtcaacTATTTTGAATCAGAGAGAGTATTTATAGCTGCAATTCTACATTCATTTATAGGATCGACTAGTTATCGGCTAGCTAAAGAATTTCGTGCTTACAAGTT includes:
- the LOC124692404 gene encoding uncharacterized protein LOC124692404; this translates as MEDAASDFSDWEVLSAASAAGGDDDEDDAVLVSGQGGHVLYDHFALHPSSSEAASEEEVESGFGSVDRLGLISPEPPVDLTAAADSTAQLQLQLGGADVTAHGSVISASFTCGGATWTSARDEETEEALGPAEIEAAARGRGEPDSVPAHQEPEGILDSDATAAAGGVTLQLEQSENSGVQLEDSSVKLEDGGPDTTTESSGIEAAAPGDDEVRAAPEEEEPEQGEDGNAAPGCGESDGDGKDCSSPLAAAAAPVAGEGAERQLVVWWRLPFKLIHYCAWKVRPVWSISIAAAFLGIVVLGRRMYRMRRKTTGLPQIKIALDDKRASQFADRAARLNEAFLIAKRVPALRTSSGAALPWSMMQER